GGAATCCAAGTGGACGGGTACGGGGATTTCCAAGGTATGGATAACGAAGGGGCCGAGAATGTTGTCGCGCCGCACGGAATGGCTCAGTAGCAGGCTGTTGGGGAAGGAAAGAGTCTGCCCTGAAAGCTGGCCGACTAAGGCATTGGGGCCGATTTGCATCATTAAGGTGTTCAGCAGGTTGATGTCGACCACTCTGCCGCGCATACCGTTGATTTCGATGTAGTCGCCTACGGAATACTGTTTGGTCACCGCTCGGAGCAAACTGCCCGACAAACACATAATCAGCTCTTTGGTGGCCAATACTATGGCAGCGGCAACCGCAAGCATGGATAAGGCGAGCGATTGGATTTGCGCGGCCCAAATCATGGCCAGCCCGAGCAAAATGAGAATCAGCGTCAAATTGCGGCTGACCACCAGCGAGCGGCGTTTGCTTTCTAATTCCAATTCGGGATGGCTGCGGAAATGCGCGCTCAGCAGTATGCTGCGTAATGCCAGCAGGGAAATAATCATCAGTACGGATTGGATAATCTCGCTGCTGACGGGAACGGCAGCCAGCCATTGTTGTAGGGTTTGCCACATGATTGGGAAAGCTCCGGTTTGCAGACGGC
The nucleotide sequence above comes from Neisseria animalis. Encoded proteins:
- a CDS encoding mechanosensitive ion channel family protein is translated as MWQTLQQWLAAVPVSSEIIQSVLMIISLLALRSILLSAHFRSHPELELESKRRSLVVSRNLTLILILLGLAMIWAAQIQSLALSMLAVAAAIVLATKELIMCLSGSLLRAVTKQYSVGDYIEINGMRGRVVDINLLNTLMMQIGPNALVGQLSGQTLSFPNSLLLSHSVRRDNILGPFVIHTLEIPVPVHLDSDAIIPPLKTILEPMCQPHIQNVSRYLKNVQTEKLFITPAAQPRITRVPFDDKVYKIIVRFAAPVEKRLEIQQAVLDEFLRVQYRLLNPSSN